The following coding sequences are from one Pelagovum sp. HNIBRBA483 window:
- a CDS encoding Hint domain-containing protein, whose protein sequence is MHTEVTDRFAVTAPVHVVQKGLTAGTNIMTMEGILPVEHLQPGDRIITRGSGRATLRAIRVREVAMHPVKISAGALGYDRPDETLTLGPDTFIHIRDWRARALYDKPSAMVPVSRLCDGEFITRAEEEVTMRLYDLVFEKPEIIYADGLEIGASVG, encoded by the coding sequence ATGCACACTGAAGTTACCGACCGTTTCGCGGTCACGGCCCCTGTACATGTTGTACAGAAGGGTCTGACCGCTGGCACAAACATCATGACGATGGAAGGCATCCTCCCCGTCGAGCATCTACAACCCGGTGATCGGATCATCACCCGTGGCAGTGGCCGCGCCACGCTGCGCGCCATCCGTGTCCGTGAGGTGGCGATGCACCCCGTCAAGATCAGCGCCGGCGCTCTTGGCTATGACCGCCCCGATGAAACCCTGACACTCGGGCCAGATACCTTCATCCATATTCGCGATTGGCGCGCCCGCGCGCTCTATGACAAACCCTCCGCAATGGTGCCCGTGTCGCGCCTCTGTGACGGCGAGTTCATCACCCGCGCCGAGGAGGAAGTCACAATGCGTCTTTATGATCTGGTTTTCGAGAAGCCCGAAATCATCTACGCAGACGGCCTCGAAATCGGCGCATCTGTCGGCTAA